CGCGCGCGACCGGTGCCGATCACCTCGGCCCCGAGTTCCCGGGCGAGTTGGGCCGCCAGGTAACCGACCGCCCCGGCCACCCCGTGGATCAGGATCGTCTGACCGGCTTCCGGCCGCGCGTGCACATGGAGCGCCTGCCAGGCAGTGAGACCGGAGATCGCCGCGGCGACGGCGACCTCGTGCTCGACGTTGGCGGGCAGCGGGGCGAGGTTGCGGGCCTCCACGGCCACGTACTCGGCGAGTGACCCGTTGCGGGACCAATCCGTCAGCCCGAAGACCCGCTGCCCGACGCTCAATCCCGTGGTGCCGTAACCCAATTCGGCCACCACACCGGAGACCTCGTGGCCGGGCACGCTGACGGTCCGGGCAGTGCCGGCTCGGTCGGTCCAGGTGGAGGGCCAGGTCAGCTCGCCCGGCGTCATGCTCGCCGCGCATACCTGGACGACGACCTCGTTGTTGTCCGCGGCCGGATAGGGCAGGTCGGTGAGCGTCAGGCCCTCCGGGCCGGCTTTCTGATCGGTCGCGACAATCGCCCGCACAGTGCGTTCCTTTCTGCAGGTCGGTATTCAGCCCCGCGTTCCCCCTGCTTTGGCAGTTGAAACAAGGCGTGATGCCCGCGGGTTAGACGAGGAAGCGGAACAGCGGACTGGCCGGGTCCACCGGCTGCACCCGCCACGGCGCGGCCGCCATCCGCGCCAACAACGCCGCGGCGTCCTCCGGTCGGGCCAGTTCGATGCCCACCAAGGCCGGACCGGTTTCGCGGTTGTTCCGCTTGATGTACTCGAACAGCGTGATGTCGTCGTCCGGGCCGAGGACCTCGTCGAGGAAGCGGCGCAGCGCGCCGGGCTCCTGCTGGAACTCCACCATGAAGTAGTGCTTACGGCCCTCGTGCAGCATCGCGCGTTCGATGATCTCCGCGTAGCGACTGATGTCGTTGTTCCCACCGGAGATCACGCACACCACCGTGCTGCCCGCTTCGATGCCACCGATGGTGCCGTCGGTCAGCGCCGCGGTGGCCAGGGCGCCGGCCGGCTCGGCGATGATCCCCTCCACGTCATACAGCGACAGCATCTCCGAGCACACCTGACCGGAGGACACCGCGACCAGTTCCGCGCCGGATCCCTGGATCACCGTGAACGGGACGGCACCGGCCCGGCGTAGCGCAGCGCCGTCGACAAAGGTATCCAACTCGGCCAGTTCGACCGGCTCGCCGGCCGCGAGGGCCGCCCCGACGCAGGCCGCGCCGAGCGGCTCGACGCCGACCACCCGAGTCCGCGGGGCGCGCTCCCGTAGCCAGGCGATCGACCCGGCCAGCAGCCCGCCACCACCGACGGGCAACACCAGCGTGTCGAGGTCGCGGCCCAGTTGGCCGGCGAGTTCGCGGGTCACGGTGCCCTGACCGACCACGGTGCGGACGTCGTCGAAGGCGGGCACCAGACTCGCCCCGGTCCGCCGTGCGTCGTCCTCGGCGGCCGCGGCCGCCTCGTCGTAGGTTTCGCCGGTGACGATCACCTCGATGCGGTCCCCACCCAGCGCCGCGATCCGTCGCCGCTTCTGCCAGGGTGTGGTGGCCGG
This Sporichthyaceae bacterium DNA region includes the following protein-coding sequences:
- a CDS encoding NADP-dependent oxidoreductase yields the protein MRAIVATDQKAGPEGLTLTDLPYPAADNNEVVVQVCAASMTPGELTWPSTWTDRAGTARTVSVPGHEVSGVVAELGYGTTGLSVGQRVFGLTDWSRNGSLAEYVAVEARNLAPLPANVEHEVAVAAAISGLTAWQALHVHARPEAGQTILIHGVAGAVGYLAAQLARELGAEVIGTGRARDREVVAGLRAFVDPAGQELTDVRQVDVVFDVLGGDVLDASAALVRPGGTLVTITEPPRILPSDGRGIFFVVEPDRAQLTEIAHRLGDGRLAPRIGAVHPLAAAAAAFGPEAPRGRGKTIIRVR
- the ilvA gene encoding threonine ammonia-lyase IlvA, translated to MTVTAEMVDAAAQRIAGVVPPTPLHRSERLSALSGAEVWLKREDLQVVRSYKVRGAYHLISLLDRDTRAAGVVTASAGNHAQGVAFSCAALGVPGRVYLPATTPWQKRRRIAALGGDRIEVIVTGETYDEAAAAAEDDARRTGASLVPAFDDVRTVVGQGTVTRELAGQLGRDLDTLVLPVGGGGLLAGSIAWLRERAPRTRVVGVEPLGAACVGAALAAGEPVELAELDTFVDGAALRRAGAVPFTVIQGSGAELVAVSSGQVCSEMLSLYDVEGIIAEPAGALATAALTDGTIGGIEAGSTVVCVISGGNNDISRYAEIIERAMLHEGRKHYFMVEFQQEPGALRRFLDEVLGPDDDITLFEYIKRNNRETGPALVGIELARPEDAAALLARMAAAPWRVQPVDPASPLFRFLV